The DNA window AAGTAGTGCACGTACTCCAATAATCGTGACTCCGACTAGATCTTTGTCGGCGTAGTGATAGACGATATTATTTTCCATGACACTATCATTTGCTTGCTGTGGTTTGCGAAAACTGATGTAGAGAACATCTGCTGACTCATCCAGGTCAATCCACACATGCGGTGAGACAGCTAGCAGAGAGGGCAATGCGCTGAATACGTTTCTCATTTCGATTGT is part of the Chloroflexota bacterium genome and encodes:
- a CDS encoding DUF2283 domain-containing protein; the encoded protein is MEMRNVFSALPSLLAVSPHVWIDLDESADVLYISFRKPQQANDSVMENNIVYHYADKDLVGVTIIGVRALLGQTPTNRN